In Pseudomonas alcaliphila JAB1, a single window of DNA contains:
- a CDS encoding DUF2804 domain-containing protein: MTSLTSHAPLPLQPLCDSKGRLLDEAIGWSNRPQVDCTLHGHAGRRKRWNHWCITTPQWMLSLTLADLDYLGYGAAYFLDLESGQAVAHAQFRPFALGCQLPDLPLESHAFSHSRLQLRIDEHPGRLRLTAAAPDIGGQPLQVALDIQRPAHLQSVNLVAPLQHGGFHATCRQLGLPTAGSLQLGGKHYSCVPGQSFAALDFGRGVWPLNTYWQRAAFAAAGGIAGNFGAGWLDHSGLSENSLWFGGEVQLLDSPLHIERSSQAPLAPWRLDSEDDCVALRFTPRQLHKACPKLGPFHASTVQRFGHYDGVLRGPKGERVPVDGALGWLGETHARW; the protein is encoded by the coding sequence ATGACCAGCCTCACCTCACACGCGCCCCTTCCGCTCCAGCCGCTTTGCGACAGCAAAGGTCGACTGCTGGACGAGGCCATTGGTTGGTCCAATCGACCGCAGGTGGACTGCACCCTGCATGGCCACGCCGGGCGGCGCAAGCGCTGGAATCACTGGTGCATCACCACTCCGCAGTGGATGCTCTCGCTGACTCTCGCCGATCTCGATTACCTGGGCTACGGCGCCGCCTACTTTCTCGATCTGGAATCCGGTCAGGCCGTTGCCCATGCCCAGTTCCGCCCCTTCGCTCTGGGCTGCCAACTGCCCGACCTGCCGCTGGAGAGCCACGCCTTCAGCCACTCTCGCCTGCAACTGCGCATCGACGAGCACCCCGGACGCCTGCGCCTCACCGCTGCCGCCCCGGATATCGGCGGCCAGCCCCTGCAGGTGGCCCTGGACATTCAGCGCCCTGCCCATCTGCAATCGGTCAACCTGGTCGCGCCGTTGCAACATGGCGGCTTTCATGCCACTTGTCGGCAACTCGGCCTGCCCACCGCCGGCAGTCTGCAGTTGGGTGGCAAGCATTACAGCTGCGTGCCGGGCCAGAGCTTCGCCGCACTGGACTTCGGTCGCGGCGTCTGGCCGCTGAACACTTACTGGCAGCGGGCAGCATTCGCTGCAGCGGGCGGCATCGCCGGCAACTTCGGTGCTGGCTGGCTCGATCACAGCGGCCTGTCGGAAAATTCCCTGTGGTTCGGCGGTGAAGTGCAACTGCTCGACAGCCCCCTGCATATCGAGCGCAGTTCACAGGCGCCACTGGCCCCCTGGCGCCTGGACAGCGAAGATGATTGCGTGGCGCTGCGCTTCACGCCCCGCCAACTGCACAAGGCCTGCCCCAAACTCGGCCCCTTCCACGCCAGCACCGTACAGCGCTTCGGTCATTACGATGGCGTGCTGCGCGGCCCCAAAGGCGAGCGCGTGCCGGTGGACGGAGCGCTGGGCTGGCTGGGTGAAACCCACGCCCGCTGGTAG
- a CDS encoding DUF2059 domain-containing protein, producing the protein MLRFSKLCTAVLLSASASLAMADAASHAADAERFLKLAHADKLTVPVYGQVQQMFAQRFAEAPNGKKAVLESYQAKANTALDKAVGWDKLKPDMVKLYTSNFNEQELKDLIAFYESPLGQKVLQKMPTLTAQSAQITQSKLETAVPEVNKLLADMSNELGLPKQP; encoded by the coding sequence ATGCTCCGTTTTTCCAAACTCTGCACCGCCGTTCTGCTCAGCGCGAGCGCATCCCTGGCCATGGCCGATGCTGCCAGTCACGCCGCCGATGCCGAGCGTTTTCTCAAGCTGGCCCACGCCGACAAGCTGACCGTGCCGGTGTACGGCCAGGTGCAGCAGATGTTCGCCCAGCGTTTCGCCGAGGCCCCGAACGGCAAGAAGGCGGTGCTCGAGAGTTATCAGGCCAAGGCCAACACCGCGCTGGACAAGGCCGTCGGCTGGGACAAGCTGAAGCCGGACATGGTCAAGCTCTACACCAGCAACTTCAACGAGCAGGAGCTCAAGGACCTGATCGCCTTCTACGAGTCGCCGCTGGGACAGAAGGTGCTGCAGAAGATGCCGACCCTGACCGCACAATCCGCACAGATCACCCAGAGCAAGCTGGAAACCGCTGTGCCCGAGGTGAACAAGCTGCTGGCCGACATGAGCAACGAGCTCGGCCTGCCGAAACAGCCCTGA
- a CDS encoding MFS transporter has product MNARRITLLLCTAETLGMAGFALFAALLPQFQVLWGLSNTEAGWIGGGFFLGYMLAVPVLTGLTDRHDARLIYLWAMLLTAVASAGFVFADGFWSALLWRVLAGIGLAGTYMPGLKALSERIDGASQSRAIAFYTASFGLGTALSFTLSGELAKLGGWQVPALLSGACALLAWALVYWGLAPKPVVAHTPRNLLDLAPLKSRAVLAYCLAYAMHNLELFALRAWLVAFVVFSGHFQGVDPWLSGTWVAMLATLIGMPSSILGNELALRFGRQRWLIGVMFASALLAVVVGLGAVLPFWVMLVLVLLYAVTVTADSASLTAGLVSVAPASHRGAAMALYSCTGFTGAFLGPLLFGMTLDVLGDQQLLGWWAAFALMGLLLTLGPLALWWAGKAREGSARL; this is encoded by the coding sequence ATGAACGCTCGTCGTATTACCCTGTTGCTGTGTACGGCCGAAACCCTGGGCATGGCCGGCTTTGCTTTGTTCGCTGCGTTGCTGCCGCAATTTCAGGTGCTCTGGGGGCTGAGCAATACCGAGGCGGGCTGGATCGGCGGCGGCTTCTTTCTCGGCTATATGCTGGCCGTGCCGGTGCTCACCGGCCTGACCGACCGCCACGATGCCCGGCTGATCTACCTGTGGGCCATGCTGCTGACGGCCGTGGCCAGCGCCGGCTTCGTCTTCGCCGATGGTTTCTGGTCGGCGCTGCTTTGGCGTGTGCTGGCTGGCATCGGTCTGGCGGGCACTTACATGCCGGGGCTCAAGGCGTTATCAGAGCGCATCGACGGTGCTTCGCAGTCGCGCGCCATCGCCTTCTATACCGCCAGTTTCGGCCTGGGTACGGCGCTGTCCTTCACCCTGTCCGGCGAGCTGGCCAAGCTCGGCGGCTGGCAGGTGCCGGCATTGCTCAGCGGCGCCTGCGCGCTGCTGGCCTGGGCGTTGGTGTACTGGGGGCTGGCGCCGAAACCGGTGGTGGCGCATACGCCGCGCAATCTGCTGGATCTGGCACCGCTGAAAAGTCGCGCGGTGTTGGCCTACTGCCTGGCATACGCGATGCACAACCTGGAGCTGTTCGCCCTGCGCGCCTGGCTGGTGGCCTTCGTGGTGTTCTCCGGGCATTTTCAGGGCGTCGACCCCTGGTTGTCCGGTACCTGGGTGGCGATGTTGGCAACGCTGATCGGCATGCCGTCGAGCATTCTCGGTAATGAGTTGGCGCTGCGTTTCGGGCGGCAGCGCTGGCTGATCGGCGTGATGTTCGCCTCCGCGCTGCTGGCAGTCGTGGTCGGCCTGGGGGCGGTACTGCCGTTCTGGGTGATGCTGGTGTTGGTGCTGCTTTACGCGGTGACAGTGACTGCCGACTCGGCTTCGCTGACCGCTGGACTGGTCAGTGTCGCCCCGGCCAGCCATCGTGGCGCGGCGATGGCGCTGTACTCCTGCACTGGTTTTACTGGTGCCTTTCTGGGCCCGCTGCTGTTCGGCATGACCCTCGATGTCCTGGGCGATCAGCAGTTGCTCGGCTGGTGGGCAGCGTTCGCGCTGATGGGCCTGTTGCTGACGTTGGGGCCGCTGGCGCTATGGTGGGCGGGCAAGGCACGCGAGGGCAGTGCTCGTTTGTAG
- a CDS encoding BolA family protein, which translates to MSKQDLIVTALAALQPEYLDVLDESHMHSRGLETHYKAVIVSPAFAGLNAVKRHQKVYATVGELMGQIHALALHTYTPEEWAAQGVAPASPTCRGGH; encoded by the coding sequence ATGTCCAAGCAAGACCTGATCGTCACCGCCCTGGCTGCGCTGCAGCCCGAGTATCTCGATGTGCTGGATGAGAGCCATATGCACAGCCGCGGTCTGGAGACCCACTACAAGGCGGTGATCGTCAGTCCGGCCTTTGCCGGCCTGAATGCGGTCAAGCGACATCAGAAGGTCTATGCCACGGTCGGCGAGCTGATGGGGCAGATCCACGCGCTGGCGCTGCACACCTACACCCCGGAGGAGTGGGCGGCGCAGGGTGTGGCCCCGGCCTCGCCGACCTGCCGTGGCGGTCATTGA
- a CDS encoding DsbA family protein, producing the protein MASRLLYVMDPMCSWCWGFAPVVEALAEQAAAAGVSLQIVVGGLRRDQVAIDAAARVRYLGYWQAVNASTGQLFDFERGLPEGLVYDTEPACRALVTARQLDAASAWTLLKLIQQAFYTEGADVTQASVLVQLAEQAGIPRIEFAEAFDSQAMQEATAADFTWVQDLGIAGFPTLLAERDGQLALLTNGYQPLEVLAPLLGRWLERAANA; encoded by the coding sequence ATGGCTAGCCGCCTGCTCTACGTGATGGACCCGATGTGCTCCTGGTGCTGGGGTTTCGCCCCGGTGGTCGAAGCACTGGCCGAGCAGGCGGCTGCCGCCGGCGTGTCGCTGCAGATCGTGGTGGGTGGCCTGCGCCGCGATCAGGTAGCGATCGATGCGGCAGCGCGGGTGCGTTACCTGGGCTACTGGCAGGCGGTCAACGCCAGTACCGGGCAGCTGTTCGACTTCGAACGCGGGCTGCCCGAGGGGCTGGTGTACGACACCGAGCCAGCTTGCCGTGCGCTGGTCACCGCGCGCCAGCTCGATGCCGCCAGCGCCTGGACGCTGCTCAAGCTGATTCAGCAAGCCTTCTACACCGAGGGTGCCGACGTCACCCAGGCCAGCGTGCTGGTGCAACTGGCCGAGCAGGCGGGCATCCCGCGCATCGAGTTCGCCGAGGCCTTCGACAGTCAGGCCATGCAGGAGGCGACTGCTGCCGACTTCACCTGGGTACAGGATCTGGGCATCGCCGGCTTCCCCACCTTGCTGGCGGAGCGCGACGGCCAGCTGGCGCTGCTGACCAACGGCTATCAACCGCTCGAGGTACTGGCGCCGCTGCTGGGCCGCTGGCTGGAGCGCGCTGCCAATGCCTGA
- a CDS encoding class II fumarate hydratase, translating to MSRTETDSIGPIEVPNDAYWGAQTQRSLINFAIGQERMPLAVLHALALIKKAAARVNSRSGELPADIARLIEQAADEVLDGQHDAQFPLVVWQTGSGTQSNMNVNEVIAGRANELAGGNRGGKTPVHPNDHVNRAQSSNDCFPTAMHIAAVQGVRHCLLPALAELRDGLQEQAQRHANLVKTGRTHMMDATPITFGQELSAFVAQLGHAEAAIRTALPAVCELAQGGTAVGTGLNAPAGFAEAIAAELAALTGLPLTSAPNKFAALSGHEPLVHLSGALKTLAVALMKLANDLRLLGSGPRAGFAEVRLPANEPGSSIMPGKVNPTQCEALSMLACQVLGNDATISFAASQGHLQLNVFKPVIIHNLLQSIRLLADGCRNFQQHCVADLQPDAVQMAAHLENGLMLVTALNPHIGYDKAAEIAKKAYAEGSTLRQAALQLGYLNEEEFDQWVRPQDMLGAGRHD from the coding sequence ATGAGCCGCACCGAAACCGACAGCATCGGCCCCATCGAAGTCCCTAACGACGCTTACTGGGGCGCGCAGACTCAGCGCTCGCTGATCAACTTCGCCATCGGTCAGGAGCGCATGCCACTGGCCGTGTTGCACGCCCTGGCGCTGATCAAGAAAGCCGCGGCGCGGGTCAACAGCCGCAGCGGCGAGTTGCCGGCGGACATCGCCCGCCTGATCGAACAGGCCGCCGACGAAGTGCTCGACGGTCAGCACGACGCGCAGTTCCCCCTGGTGGTCTGGCAGACCGGCAGTGGCACGCAGAGCAATATGAACGTCAACGAGGTGATCGCCGGGCGCGCCAACGAACTGGCTGGCGGCAACCGTGGCGGCAAGACCCCGGTGCACCCCAACGACCACGTCAATCGCGCGCAGAGCTCCAACGACTGCTTCCCCACGGCCATGCACATCGCCGCCGTACAGGGCGTGCGCCATTGCCTGCTGCCAGCGCTGGCCGAGCTGCGTGACGGCCTGCAGGAGCAGGCGCAGCGTCACGCCAACCTGGTCAAGACTGGGCGCACACACATGATGGACGCCACGCCGATCACTTTCGGCCAGGAGCTGTCGGCCTTCGTCGCTCAACTCGGCCACGCCGAGGCCGCAATTCGCACTGCCCTGCCCGCCGTCTGCGAACTGGCCCAGGGGGGTACCGCCGTCGGCACAGGCCTCAATGCCCCGGCCGGTTTCGCCGAAGCCATCGCTGCCGAGCTGGCCGCGCTTACTGGCCTGCCACTGACCAGCGCGCCGAACAAATTCGCTGCGCTGTCCGGCCATGAACCTCTCGTACACCTGTCCGGTGCCCTGAAAACCCTGGCCGTGGCGCTGATGAAGCTGGCCAACGACCTGCGCCTGCTTGGTTCGGGGCCGCGCGCCGGCTTCGCCGAGGTGCGCCTGCCAGCCAACGAGCCGGGCAGCTCGATCATGCCCGGCAAGGTCAACCCGACCCAGTGCGAAGCGCTGTCGATGCTCGCCTGCCAGGTGCTGGGCAACGACGCCACCATCAGCTTCGCCGCCAGCCAGGGCCACCTGCAGCTGAACGTGTTCAAGCCGGTGATCATCCACAACCTGCTGCAATCGATCCGCCTGCTCGCCGACGGCTGCCGCAACTTCCAGCAGCACTGCGTCGCCGACCTGCAGCCGGATGCCGTGCAAATGGCCGCACATCTCGAGAATGGCCTGATGCTGGTGACCGCGCTCAACCCCCATATCGGCTACGACAAAGCCGCGGAGATCGCCAAGAAGGCCTACGCCGAAGGCAGCACCCTGCGCCAGGCCGCTCTGCAGCTTGGCTACCTGAACGAAGAGGAATTCGACCAATGGGTACGACCACAGGACATGCTCGGAGCCGGGCGGCATGACTGA
- a CDS encoding NAD(P)H-dependent oxidoreductase gives MTEGKSGATPLEGDGKRILLILGTPKKDSLCHALAEAYSLGARSKGHVVRQLRLGEMQFDPILREGYEQSQNLEPDLLEAQRLIHWAEHLVFVYPVWWGSIPALLKGFFDRVFLPGFAFKYRNRSQLWDKLLTGRSADLLVTLDTPRWYFRWIYGAPAHRQMVRTILGFCGIKTRRLSEFAPVRPSNEEQRQSWLRKAEALGMKA, from the coding sequence ATGACTGAAGGCAAGAGCGGCGCCACACCGCTGGAAGGCGATGGCAAACGAATCCTGCTGATTCTCGGCACCCCCAAGAAGGACAGCCTCTGCCACGCCCTGGCCGAGGCCTACAGCCTGGGAGCACGTAGCAAGGGGCACGTGGTGCGCCAGCTCAGACTGGGCGAGATGCAATTCGACCCGATCCTGCGTGAAGGTTACGAGCAGAGCCAGAATCTGGAGCCGGACCTGCTCGAAGCTCAGCGCCTGATCCACTGGGCCGAGCATCTGGTGTTCGTCTACCCGGTCTGGTGGGGCAGCATTCCTGCACTGCTCAAGGGTTTCTTCGACCGGGTGTTCCTGCCCGGCTTCGCCTTCAAGTACCGCAACCGCTCACAACTCTGGGACAAGCTGCTCACTGGGCGCAGCGCCGACCTGCTGGTGACCCTGGACACGCCGCGTTGGTACTTCCGCTGGATCTACGGAGCCCCGGCGCATCGGCAGATGGTGCGCACCATTCTCGGTTTCTGCGGCATCAAGACTCGCCGCCTGAGCGAATTCGCCCCGGTGCGCCCGTCCAATGAGGAACAGCGCCAGAGCTGGCTGCGCAAAGCTGAAGCGCTGGGGATGAAGGCATGA
- a CDS encoding antibiotic biosynthesis monooxygenase, giving the protein MIATTPEPPYYVVIFTSVRTEVDAGYAKAAQRMLELAAQQPGFLGVESARSDGLGITLSYWQSEEAIRAWREHAEHSAVREQGRADWYAAFTTRVAKVERAYTFSRPS; this is encoded by the coding sequence GTGATCGCCACCACTCCCGAGCCCCCTTACTACGTGGTGATCTTCACCTCGGTACGCACGGAGGTGGACGCCGGTTATGCCAAGGCGGCGCAGCGCATGCTTGAGCTGGCTGCGCAGCAGCCCGGCTTTCTCGGTGTGGAGTCGGCACGCAGTGATGGCCTGGGCATCACCCTGTCCTACTGGCAGAGCGAGGAGGCCATTCGCGCCTGGCGTGAGCATGCCGAGCACAGCGCCGTTCGCGAGCAGGGACGCGCCGATTGGTACGCCGCCTTCACCACTCGCGTGGCCAAGGTGGAGCGCGCCTACACATTCTCGCGCCCGAGCTGA
- a CDS encoding rhodanese-related sulfurtransferase codes for MTDKIVVAALYKFVSLPDYQALREPLLQTLMDNDIKGTLLLAEEGINGTVSGTRTAINALLAWFRLDARLADIDHKESYCDEQPFYRTKVKLKKEIVTLGVPGVDPNQRVGTYVEPQDWNALISDPEVLLIDTRNDYEVAIGTFEGAIDPKTKSFREFPEYIKAHFDPSKHKKVAMFCTGGIRCEKASSYMLGEGFEEVYHLKGGILKYLEEVPQQETRWQGDCFVFDNRVTVRHDLSEGDYDQCHACRTPISVEDRQSEFYSPGVSCPHCWDSLPEKTRESARERQKQIELARARNQPHPIGRDPRQLNEA; via the coding sequence ATGACCGACAAGATCGTCGTCGCGGCGTTGTATAAATTCGTCTCCCTGCCGGATTATCAGGCGCTGCGCGAACCCCTGCTGCAAACCCTGATGGATAACGACATCAAGGGCACCCTGTTGCTCGCCGAAGAGGGTATCAATGGCACCGTTTCCGGCACCCGCACCGCTATCAATGCGCTGCTCGCCTGGTTCCGCCTGGATGCCCGTCTGGCCGATATCGACCACAAGGAATCCTATTGCGATGAACAGCCGTTCTATCGCACCAAGGTCAAGCTGAAGAAAGAGATCGTTACCCTCGGCGTGCCCGGTGTCGACCCCAACCAGCGCGTCGGTACCTACGTCGAGCCGCAGGACTGGAACGCCCTGATCAGCGACCCTGAAGTGCTGCTGATCGATACCCGCAACGACTATGAAGTGGCCATCGGCACCTTCGAGGGTGCCATCGACCCCAAGACCAAGTCTTTCCGTGAGTTCCCCGAGTACATCAAGGCCCACTTCGACCCGAGCAAACACAAGAAGGTGGCGATGTTCTGCACTGGTGGTATCCGCTGCGAGAAAGCCTCCAGCTACATGCTCGGCGAGGGTTTCGAGGAGGTCTATCACCTCAAGGGCGGCATCCTCAAATACCTCGAGGAAGTACCGCAGCAAGAGACCAGGTGGCAGGGCGACTGCTTCGTCTTCGATAATCGTGTGACCGTGCGTCATGACCTCTCCGAGGGCGACTACGATCAGTGTCACGCCTGCCGCACGCCGATCTCCGTGGAAGACCGCCAGTCCGAGTTCTACAGCCCCGGCGTCAGCTGTCCGCATTGCTGGGATTCGCTGCCGGAGAAAACCCGTGAAAGCGCCCGCGAGCGGCAGAAGCAGATCGAACTGGCGCGTGCGCGCAACCAGCCGCACCCGATTGGCCGCGACCCACGCCAACTGAACGAGGCCTGA
- a CDS encoding LysR family transcriptional regulator, producing the protein MQYQIDHTDLSLVLALVRGRSLARAAELMQVDVSTVFRAVRRLEAALGVALFEKSRRGYEPSETARALAEQAERAEQALDAARVALELGKQVVSGTVRLTCTDAVLSSLLLPAMARFMPSYPALALELVTSNDFANLSRRDADLALRLTNEPPEHLVGRRLASVSYLVCARDDGQDRSDLARQSWIAPDEAMPDHATVLWRLRELPGVTPNYRCSSMYAVAQLARAGLGVAALPDFVLRAHPELKPLGPPLAGCDTELWLLTRPDCRALRSVQTLFEELSEALMSHD; encoded by the coding sequence GTGCAATATCAAATCGACCATACCGACCTCTCCCTGGTGCTCGCCCTGGTGCGTGGCCGCTCCCTGGCGCGCGCGGCAGAACTGATGCAGGTCGACGTGTCCACGGTGTTCCGTGCCGTACGCCGCCTGGAGGCCGCCCTCGGGGTGGCGTTGTTCGAGAAGAGCCGACGCGGCTACGAACCCAGCGAAACCGCCCGCGCCCTGGCCGAACAGGCCGAGCGCGCCGAACAGGCGCTGGATGCTGCACGCGTGGCGCTGGAGCTGGGCAAGCAGGTAGTCAGCGGTACGGTGCGCCTGACCTGCACCGATGCGGTATTGAGCAGCCTGCTGCTACCGGCGATGGCGCGTTTCATGCCCAGTTACCCGGCGCTGGCGCTGGAGCTGGTGACCTCCAACGACTTCGCCAACCTCAGCCGGCGCGATGCCGACCTGGCCCTGCGCCTGACCAACGAGCCGCCGGAGCACCTGGTCGGCCGGCGCCTGGCCAGCGTGTCCTACCTCGTCTGCGCGCGCGATGATGGCCAGGATCGCAGCGACCTGGCACGGCAGAGCTGGATCGCCCCGGACGAGGCGATGCCGGATCACGCCACGGTACTGTGGCGCCTGCGCGAGTTGCCGGGCGTCACCCCCAACTACCGCTGCAGCAGCATGTACGCCGTGGCGCAGCTGGCCCGCGCCGGGCTGGGTGTCGCCGCCCTGCCCGACTTCGTGCTGCGCGCCCATCCCGAACTCAAGCCACTCGGCCCGCCGCTGGCCGGCTGCGACACCGAACTCTGGTTGCTGACCCGCCCGGATTGCCGGGCCTTGCGCTCGGTGCAGACGCTGTTCGAGGAGTTGAGCGAAGCCTTGATGAGCCATGACTGA
- a CDS encoding CTP synthase — MYSKCRVKVALVGDYNAAIAAHRAIPEALRLASEVLGVAVEHDWLATDSLVDDATLMAYDGIWCVPGSPYAATEGALRAIRFAREQGVPFLGTCGGFQHALLEYARNRLGWTDAEHAELSPQAQNPLIAPLSCALLDVSEHVHLVSGSRIAELYGVREISEQYLCRYGLADAFVEPLMAQALKASGHDQAGAVRAIELEDHPFFIATLFQPERAALEGRLPPVVAGLVGACAVQSVHEAQQEAVA; from the coding sequence ATGTACAGCAAGTGTCGAGTCAAGGTCGCTCTGGTGGGTGACTACAATGCGGCGATTGCCGCGCACCGGGCCATTCCCGAGGCGCTGCGCCTGGCCAGCGAGGTACTGGGTGTGGCGGTCGAACATGACTGGCTGGCCACTGACAGTCTCGTCGATGACGCCACCCTGATGGCTTACGACGGCATCTGGTGCGTACCGGGCAGTCCCTATGCCGCCACCGAAGGTGCGTTGCGCGCCATTCGTTTCGCGCGCGAGCAGGGCGTGCCGTTCCTGGGCACCTGTGGCGGCTTCCAGCACGCGCTGCTGGAGTACGCGCGCAACCGCCTGGGCTGGACGGATGCCGAACACGCCGAGCTGTCGCCGCAAGCGCAGAATCCTCTGATCGCGCCCCTGAGCTGTGCCTTGCTGGACGTCAGCGAGCACGTGCACCTGGTCTCTGGCTCGCGCATTGCCGAGCTCTACGGTGTACGTGAGATCAGCGAGCAGTACCTGTGCCGCTACGGCCTTGCCGATGCCTTCGTCGAGCCGCTGATGGCCCAGGCGCTGAAGGCCTCCGGGCATGACCAGGCGGGCGCGGTGCGTGCCATCGAACTGGAAGATCATCCGTTCTTCATCGCTACCCTGTTCCAGCCCGAGCGTGCGGCGCTGGAGGGGCGTCTGCCGCCGGTGGTTGCCGGCCTGGTCGGCGCCTGCGCAGTGCAGTCGGTGCATGAAGCGCAACAAGAGGCGGTCGCGTGA
- a CDS encoding ABC transporter ATP-binding protein gives MPDRLSWAEIRRLALHHKKALILANLVAVLATLCSVPIPLLLPLLVDEVLLHDGDAALKVMDNFLPADWQTAAGYIGLMLLLTLLLRSSGLIFNVLQARLFARLSKDIVYRIRMRLIERLKRISLGEYESLGSGTVTTHLVTDLDTLDKFVGETLSRFLVAVLTLVGTSAILIWMHWQLALLILLFNPLVIYATVLLGKKVKHLKKLENDSTSRFTQALTETLEAIQEVRAGNRQGYFLGRLGGRAREVRDYAVASQWKSDASNRASGLLFQFGIDVFRAAAMLTVLFSDLSIGQMLAVFSYLWFMIGPVEQLLSLQYAFYAAGGALTRINELLARKDEPQYDGRVDPFKGRDTVGIEVRGLTFGYGEEPVLDRLDLSIGPGEKVAIVGASGGGKSTLVQLLLGLYTPQAGSIRFGGSALEEIGLDCVRDNVAVVLQHPALFNDTVRANLTMGRERSDEACWQALRIAQLHDTIAQLPQGLDSVVGCSGVRLSGGQRQRLAIARMVLAEPKVVILDEATSALDAATEYALHEALAQFLEGRTTLIIAHRLSAVKQADRVLVFDGGSVAEDGDHQQLIAEGGLYAKLYGHLQQG, from the coding sequence ATGCCTGATCGGTTGAGCTGGGCAGAAATCCGTCGCCTGGCCCTGCATCACAAGAAAGCGCTGATCCTGGCCAATCTGGTCGCCGTGCTGGCGACCCTGTGCAGTGTGCCGATTCCGTTGTTGTTGCCGCTGCTGGTGGACGAAGTGCTGCTGCATGACGGAGACGCGGCGCTCAAGGTGATGGACAACTTCCTGCCTGCCGACTGGCAGACCGCAGCAGGCTACATCGGCCTGATGCTGCTGTTGACCTTGCTGCTGCGCAGCTCGGGGCTGATCTTCAACGTGTTGCAGGCGCGGCTGTTCGCCAGGTTGTCGAAGGACATTGTCTATCGCATCCGCATGCGTCTGATCGAGCGCCTCAAGCGCATCTCCCTCGGCGAGTACGAGAGCCTGGGTAGCGGCACCGTGACCACCCACCTGGTCACCGATCTGGACACCCTGGACAAGTTCGTCGGCGAGACCCTCAGCCGTTTTCTGGTGGCGGTGCTGACCCTGGTCGGCACCTCGGCCATCCTGATCTGGATGCACTGGCAACTGGCCTTGCTGATCCTGCTGTTCAACCCGCTGGTGATCTACGCCACCGTGCTGCTGGGCAAGAAGGTCAAGCACCTGAAGAAGCTGGAGAACGACAGTACTTCGCGCTTCACCCAGGCACTGACCGAGACCCTGGAGGCGATTCAGGAAGTGCGTGCCGGCAACCGCCAGGGCTATTTCCTCGGTCGCCTCGGCGGGCGGGCGCGTGAGGTGCGCGATTATGCCGTGGCCTCGCAGTGGAAGAGCGATGCCTCCAACCGTGCCAGCGGCCTGCTGTTCCAGTTCGGTATCGACGTGTTCCGCGCCGCGGCGATGCTCACCGTGCTGTTCTCCGACCTGTCCATCGGCCAGATGCTCGCGGTGTTCAGTTACCTGTGGTTCATGATCGGCCCGGTCGAGCAGTTGCTCAGCCTGCAGTACGCCTTCTATGCCGCAGGCGGGGCGCTGACGCGGATCAACGAGCTGCTGGCACGCAAGGATGAACCGCAGTACGACGGGCGCGTCGACCCTTTCAAGGGACGCGATACGGTCGGTATCGAGGTGCGCGGGTTGACATTCGGCTATGGCGAGGAGCCAGTGCTGGATCGTCTCGATCTGTCCATCGGCCCGGGTGAGAAGGTCGCCATCGTCGGCGCGTCCGGCGGTGGCAAGAGCACGCTGGTGCAGCTGCTGCTGGGCCTTTATACGCCACAGGCCGGCAGCATCCGCTTCGGCGGCAGCGCGCTGGAGGAGATCGGCCTGGACTGCGTGCGTGACAACGTCGCGGTGGTGTTGCAGCACCCGGCACTGTTTAACGACACGGTGCGTGCCAACCTGACCATGGGTCGTGAGCGCAGCGACGAGGCTTGCTGGCAGGCGCTGCGCATCGCCCAACTCCACGACACCATCGCGCAACTGCCGCAGGGGCTGGACAGCGTGGTCGGGTGCAGTGGTGTTCGGCTCTCTGGTGGGCAACGTCAGCGCCTGGCGATCGCGCGCATGGTGCTGGCCGAGCCGAAGGTGGTGATTCTCGACGAGGCCACCTCGGCGCTGGATGCAGCCACCGAGTACGCCTTGCACGAAGCGCTGGCGCAGTTCCTTGAAGGTCGCACCACGCTGATCATCGCCCACCGCCTCAGCGCGGTGAAACAGGCCGACCGCGTGCTGGTGTTCGATGGCGGCAGCGTCGCCGAGGATGGCGACCACCAGCAGCTGATCGCCGAAGGTGGCCTGTACGCCAAGCTCTACGGGCATTTGCAGCAGGGCTGA